From the genome of Bradyrhizobium elkanii USDA 76, one region includes:
- a CDS encoding AMP-binding protein: protein MNNSKAVPGVVGPFAGLDVPWLLKMRAEVRRDHPFLIWAPFDAPARRWSYGEFHERVGALAAGLAKRGIRQGDYVLIHLDNCIEAIMSWFACVELGAIAVTTNTRSAAAEIEYFAGHCGAVAAITQPAYAELISANCKGLRWIAVTSHDAGQAPAQPPARGDSFEALSADGADRPRRPTDPLAPCSVQYTSGTTSRPKAVLWTHANALWGAKINAAHQDLHALDVHQTYLPLFHTNALAYSMLASLWVGATCVIQPRFSASRFWPVALEHGSTWTSTIPFCMKALLEHEVPRNHKFRLWGTAVNEPPAFGVFGIKIIGWWGMTETITHGIIGEVDQPNTPMSIGRAAPEYEIRITNDDGTPTGVGETGNLLIKGIPGLSLFAEYLHNEKATRESFDEHGYFITGDRVTMLERGYIKFGDRSKDMLKVGGENVAASEIEQVIAVVPGVREAAVVAKKHPMLDEVPVVFIIPQAGVAALPADLHDNVMTACRAALADFKVPREIRFVDEMPRSTLEKVAKAELRKMLE from the coding sequence ATGAACAATTCAAAAGCAGTGCCGGGCGTCGTGGGACCGTTTGCGGGACTCGATGTGCCATGGCTGCTCAAAATGCGTGCCGAGGTGCGCCGCGATCATCCATTCCTGATCTGGGCGCCGTTCGACGCGCCGGCGCGGCGCTGGAGCTACGGCGAATTCCACGAGCGCGTCGGCGCGCTCGCTGCGGGCCTTGCGAAGCGCGGCATCCGGCAGGGCGACTATGTCCTGATCCATCTCGACAATTGCATCGAGGCGATCATGTCGTGGTTCGCCTGCGTCGAGCTCGGCGCCATCGCCGTCACCACCAACACCCGCTCGGCCGCGGCCGAGATCGAATATTTTGCCGGCCATTGCGGCGCGGTCGCCGCGATCACCCAGCCGGCCTATGCCGAGCTGATATCAGCCAACTGCAAGGGCCTGCGCTGGATCGCGGTGACCTCGCACGACGCCGGGCAAGCGCCGGCACAGCCGCCCGCGCGCGGCGACAGTTTCGAGGCGCTGTCTGCCGACGGCGCCGACCGGCCGCGTCGCCCGACCGATCCGCTCGCCCCTTGCAGCGTGCAATACACCTCCGGCACCACGTCGCGGCCGAAGGCGGTGCTGTGGACCCACGCCAACGCGCTGTGGGGCGCCAAGATCAACGCCGCGCATCAGGACCTGCACGCCCTTGACGTGCACCAGACCTATCTGCCGCTGTTTCACACCAACGCGCTGGCCTATTCGATGCTGGCGAGCCTGTGGGTCGGAGCGACCTGCGTGATCCAGCCGCGCTTCTCGGCGAGCCGCTTCTGGCCGGTGGCGCTGGAGCACGGCTCGACCTGGACCTCGACGATCCCGTTCTGCATGAAGGCGCTGCTGGAGCACGAGGTGCCGAGGAATCACAAGTTCCGGCTCTGGGGCACCGCCGTGAACGAGCCGCCTGCCTTCGGCGTTTTCGGCATCAAGATCATCGGCTGGTGGGGCATGACCGAGACCATCACGCACGGCATCATCGGCGAGGTCGATCAGCCCAACACGCCGATGTCGATCGGACGCGCCGCGCCGGAATACGAAATCCGCATCACCAACGATGACGGCACACCGACCGGCGTCGGCGAGACCGGCAACCTGCTGATCAAGGGCATTCCCGGCCTGTCGCTGTTCGCCGAATATCTGCACAACGAGAAGGCGACGCGCGAGAGCTTTGACGAGCACGGCTATTTCATCACCGGCGACCGCGTCACGATGCTGGAGCGCGGCTACATCAAGTTCGGCGATCGCTCCAAGGACATGCTCAAGGTCGGCGGCGAGAATGTCGCGGCCTCCGAGATCGAGCAGGTGATCGCGGTGGTGCCGGGCGTGCGCGAGGCCGCGGTGGTGGCGAAGAAGCACCCGATGCTGGACGAGGTGCCCGTCGTCTTCATCATCCCGCAAGCCGGCGTCGCCGCCCTGCCCGCCGATTTGCACGACAACGTCATGACCGCCTGCCGCGCCGCGCTCGCGGACTTCAAGGTGCCGCGCGAAATCCGCTTCGTCGACGAGATGCCGCGCTCGACGCTGGAGAAGGTCGCGAAGGCGGAGCTCAGGAAGATGCTGGAGTGA